A region of the Myxococcus stipitatus DSM 14675 genome:
GGGTGACGCGGTAGTGCACCTCGCGGCCGGTGGACTCGTCCCAGTAGCCGCCGTGCAGCGCCAGGCGGTCCGCCAGCGCGTCCTCGGGCACGGGCCCCGGCTCGCCTCCGTTCATCCGGCGCAGCATCACCAGCGCGGAGTACGCCATGACGGCGCCGAAGACGAGGTACACGCCGCGCCCGCCCACGCGCCCGGAGAGGAAGGCCCCGGTGAGCGCGCCCGCGGTGGTGGCCAGCTCCAGGAACATGGCCACCCGCAGGTTGGCCATGCGCTCACGCACATACGCCGCCGCCGCGCCACTGGAGGTGGCGATGACGGAGACGATGGAGGCCCCCACCGCGTAGTGGATATCCACCTTCAGCAGCAGGGTGAGGACGGGGATGAGGATGAGCCCACCGCCAATCCCCAGCAGCGAGCCCAACAGTCCCGCGCCCACGGAGAAGCACAAGACGACGAAGGTGAAGAAGAAGGGAGTCATGCGGCGCCGGCCGCATCCTTCCTCTCCGCCGACCGAATTCCAATCAAAGGCCACGGCCTCGAAGGGGCCGTGGCCTGGGGCCTACATGCGGCTCGAGGCCTAGTGGCTGCCCGCCACGGAGAGCCGAGGGGTGCCCCCCTCCTGGTTCGCCGCCGAGCCCTCGCCCGGGTGGAGGATGTCGCCGCTGAGCTCACGCAGGAGCGCCTCGCCCACCAGCTCCGTCATGGGGACGAACCGGCCATGGCCAGGGCGCCAGACGTGGACCTGGGCGCTCGCGATGTCGAACCACCAGCCGTGCAGCCGCAGCTTGCCGGCCGCGACGCGCTCCTTCACGAGGGGGTAGGACGACACGTGCTGGAGCTGCTGGAGCACGTTGAGCTGGGAGAGCCGGTCGTACTCGGCCAGGCCCTCGCCCACCGTGCTGCCCGCATTGAGGACACGCAGCGCCTCCTGGCCGTGCTTCAGCCAGGCCTGGAGGTTGGGAGCCCCCGGCACCTCGCCGCCCGCGAGCACCGCCTTCATCGCGCCGCAGCTCGAGTGGCCGCAGATGACCAGGTCCTCCACCTCCAGGTTGCTCAGGGAGAACTCGAGCGCCGCCGCCTCGGACTGGTCGCCCATGGAGACGCCCTTGGTGTCGGAGGGCGGAATCAGGTTGCCCACGTTGCGGACCACGAACAGGTCGCCCGGGTCCGT
Encoded here:
- a CDS encoding sulfite exporter TauE/SafE family protein, which encodes MTPFFFTFVVLCFSVGAGLLGSLLGIGGGLILIPVLTLLLKVDIHYAVGASIVSVIATSSGAAAAYVRERMANLRVAMFLELATTAGALTGAFLSGRVGGRGVYLVFGAVMAYSALVMLRRMNGGEPGPVPEDALADRLALHGGYWDESTGREVHYRVTRPLAGLGWMYVAGTVSGMLGIGSGALKVPAMDLTMRLPLKVSTATSNFMIGVTAAASAGVYFARGHIDPFIAGPVCVGVTLGAWLGSRHLMTRVDAGWLRVLFVGVLLWVAFEMLHKGWSS
- a CDS encoding carbonic anhydrase, whose amino-acid sequence is MKKLIRGLLDFQLKGRPAYRETFARLANGQNPDCLFISCSDSRMVPNLLVTTDPGDLFVVRNVGNLIPPSDTKGVSMGDQSEAAALEFSLSNLEVEDLVICGHSSCGAMKAVLAGGEVPGAPNLQAWLKHGQEALRVLNAGSTVGEGLAEYDRLSQLNVLQQLQHVSSYPLVKERVAAGKLRLHGWWFDIASAQVHVWRPGHGRFVPMTELVGEALLRELSGDILHPGEGSAANQEGGTPRLSVAGSH